In a single window of the Populus alba chromosome 16, ASM523922v2, whole genome shotgun sequence genome:
- the LOC118035954 gene encoding heavy metal-associated isoprenylated plant protein 3 isoform X2: MDAEKEGAKVEGEKKPAAGAGVKKDDGMFISVYKMDMHCEGCAKKIRHAVKHLDGVESVKTDCAGNKLTVMGKVDPAKIKARVEERTKKRVEIVSPQPKKDGGAAAGGGDKKADDKPEKKPEKQKEAEKPPQESTVVLKIRLHCEGCISKIEKIISKIKGVGGVTVDAAKDLVTVKGTMDVKDLAPYLKEKLKRGVEVVSPKKEEEKKDKGGGGDGVEKKEKEKGGEAKAEKKEGDGGKEETAGGGAKVEVSKMEYFGYPASASTFWFDGVDGQNQVVESYKNHYDHPYNYNQQGYSAMNQQGYVVDHHYPDPAPQMFSDENPNACSIM, from the exons ATGGATGCCGAG AAAGAAGGTGCCAAAGTTGAAGGCGAGAAGAAGCCCGCTGCTGGTGCAGGTGTAAAGAAAGATGATGGCATGTTTATTTCCGTTTACAAGATGGACATGCATTGTGAAGGCTGTGCCAAGAAAATTAGACACGCTGTTAAACATTTAGAcg GTGTGGAAAGTGTAAAGACAGATTGTGCAGGCAACAAACTGACGGTGATGGGGAAAGTTGACCCTGCTAAAATCAAAGCCAGGGTTGAAGAGAGAACTAAGAAGAGAGTTGAGATTGTCTCTCCCCAGCCAAAGAAAGATGGTGGTGCCGCTGCTGGCGGTGGCGATAAAAAGGCCGATGACAAACCCGAAAAGAAACCGGAGAAACAAAAGGAAGCGGAAAAACCACCTCAAgag AGTACCGTCGTTTTGAAAATAAGATTACACTGTGAAGGctgcatttcaaaaatagagaaaatcatCTCCAAAATCAAAG GCGTGGGTGGCGTTACTGTGGACGCGGCCAAGGATCTGGTAACGGTGAAGGGAACCATGGACGTAAAGGACTTGGCACCTTACCTAAAAGAGAAGCTAAAGAGAGGCGTGGAAGTGGTTTCtccaaaaaaggaggaggagaagaaagacaagggtggtggtggagatggcgtagagaagaaagagaaggagaaaggAGGAGAAGCGAAAGCTGAGAAGAAAGAAGGGGATGGAGGGAAGGAGGAAACTGCTGGTGGTGGTGCTAAGGTGGAGGTGAGCAAGATGGAGTACTTTGGATATCCGGCATCAGCATCTACATTCTGGTTTGATGGAGTGGACGGTCAAAATCAAGTGGTGGAGAGTTACAAAAATCATTACGATCATCCTTATAACTATAATCAGCAAGGTTATTCTGCGATGAATCAACAGGGGTATGTGGTGGACCATCATTATCCTGATCCTGCACCTCAGATGTTCAGTGATGAGAATCCTAATGCTTGTTCTATCATGTGA
- the LOC118035954 gene encoding heavy metal-associated isoprenylated plant protein 3 isoform X1: protein MDAEQKEGAKVEGEKKPAAGAGVKKDDGMFISVYKMDMHCEGCAKKIRHAVKHLDGVESVKTDCAGNKLTVMGKVDPAKIKARVEERTKKRVEIVSPQPKKDGGAAAGGGDKKADDKPEKKPEKQKEAEKPPQESTVVLKIRLHCEGCISKIEKIISKIKGVGGVTVDAAKDLVTVKGTMDVKDLAPYLKEKLKRGVEVVSPKKEEEKKDKGGGGDGVEKKEKEKGGEAKAEKKEGDGGKEETAGGGAKVEVSKMEYFGYPASASTFWFDGVDGQNQVVESYKNHYDHPYNYNQQGYSAMNQQGYVVDHHYPDPAPQMFSDENPNACSIM from the exons ATGGATGCCGAG CAGAAAGAAGGTGCCAAAGTTGAAGGCGAGAAGAAGCCCGCTGCTGGTGCAGGTGTAAAGAAAGATGATGGCATGTTTATTTCCGTTTACAAGATGGACATGCATTGTGAAGGCTGTGCCAAGAAAATTAGACACGCTGTTAAACATTTAGAcg GTGTGGAAAGTGTAAAGACAGATTGTGCAGGCAACAAACTGACGGTGATGGGGAAAGTTGACCCTGCTAAAATCAAAGCCAGGGTTGAAGAGAGAACTAAGAAGAGAGTTGAGATTGTCTCTCCCCAGCCAAAGAAAGATGGTGGTGCCGCTGCTGGCGGTGGCGATAAAAAGGCCGATGACAAACCCGAAAAGAAACCGGAGAAACAAAAGGAAGCGGAAAAACCACCTCAAgag AGTACCGTCGTTTTGAAAATAAGATTACACTGTGAAGGctgcatttcaaaaatagagaaaatcatCTCCAAAATCAAAG GCGTGGGTGGCGTTACTGTGGACGCGGCCAAGGATCTGGTAACGGTGAAGGGAACCATGGACGTAAAGGACTTGGCACCTTACCTAAAAGAGAAGCTAAAGAGAGGCGTGGAAGTGGTTTCtccaaaaaaggaggaggagaagaaagacaagggtggtggtggagatggcgtagagaagaaagagaaggagaaaggAGGAGAAGCGAAAGCTGAGAAGAAAGAAGGGGATGGAGGGAAGGAGGAAACTGCTGGTGGTGGTGCTAAGGTGGAGGTGAGCAAGATGGAGTACTTTGGATATCCGGCATCAGCATCTACATTCTGGTTTGATGGAGTGGACGGTCAAAATCAAGTGGTGGAGAGTTACAAAAATCATTACGATCATCCTTATAACTATAATCAGCAAGGTTATTCTGCGATGAATCAACAGGGGTATGTGGTGGACCATCATTATCCTGATCCTGCACCTCAGATGTTCAGTGATGAGAATCCTAATGCTTGTTCTATCATGTGA